The proteins below come from a single Zea mays cultivar B73 chromosome 8, Zm-B73-REFERENCE-NAM-5.0, whole genome shotgun sequence genomic window:
- the LOC100194260 gene encoding GDSL esterase/lipase At1g58430 precursor yields the protein MAQAHHPLLLLILLLFLSSTAIPSSKRTQPKFSAVFYFGDSVLDTGNNNHLPTVAVANHAPYGRDFPGKKPTGRFSDGRLIPDLLNERLQLKEFSPPFLDARLPNSDVATGVNFASAGSGFNDQTSRLSNTLPMSKQVDLFEDYLLRLRGIVGDKEASRIVARSLIFISSGTNDFSHYYRSPKKRKMEIGDYQDIVLQMVQVYVKELYDLGGRQFCLAGLPPFGCTPIQITLSGDPDRACVDEQNWDAHVYNSKLQRLLAKLQGSLHGSRIVYVDAYRALMEILENPAKYGFTETTRGCCGTGLREVALLCNAFTPTCKNISSYVFYDAVHPTERVYMIQELIVCHLSIYHAMHDVLMCYWITEQWN from the exons ATGGCACAGGCACACCACCCTCTTCTCCTACTAATTCTTTTGCTCTTCCTCTCCTCCACTGCCATTCCTTCCTCCAAGAGAACCCAGCCGAAGTTCTCTGCCGTCTTCTACTTCGGCGACTCGGTTCTCGACACCGGCAACAACAACCATCTCCCCACGGTAGCTGTGGCGAACCATGCTCCTTACGGAAGGGACTTCCCAGGGAAGAAACCGACGGGGAGGTTTTCCGACGGCCGGCTTATCCCAGACCTCCTCAACGAGAGGCTGCAGCTCAAAGAGTTCTCGCCGCCGTTTCTGGACGCAAGGCTTCCGAACAGCGACGTCGCGACGGGGGTGAACTTCGCTTCGGCTGGGTCAGGATTCAACGACCAGACGTCGCGGCTGTCCAACACTCTGCCGATGTCGAAACAGGTGGACCTCTTCGAGGACTACCTGCTCCGGCTCAGAGGCATCGTTGGGGACAAGGAGGCTTCCAGGATCGTTGCCAGATCTCTGATCTTTATCAGCTCGGGGACCAACGATTTCTCACACTACTACCGTTCGCCAAAGAAGAGGAAGATGGAGATTGGTGACTACCAGGATATTGTTCTCCAGATGGTACAGGTTTATGTCAAG GAACTGTATGACCTTGGGGGGCGACAGTTCTGTTTGGCAGGCCTTCCGCCGTTTGGCTGCACACCTATCCAAATCACGTTGAGCGGAGACCCTGACAGGGCATGTGTGGATGAGCAAAACTGGGATGCTCATGTCTACAACTCTAAACTTCAAAGACTTCTTGCAAAGTTGCAAGGCTCACTCCATGGAAGCAGAATTGTGTACGTGGATGCATACAGAGCTCTCATGGAAATCCTGGAGAACCCGGCCAAATATG GATTTACAGAGACAACACGAGGATGTTGTGGGACTGGGCTCAGAGAGGTTGCTCTGTTGTGCAATGCATTCACTCCTACCTGCAAAAATATCTCATCCTATGTATTTTACGATGCTGTGCACCCAACAGAGAGGGTTTACAT GATACAAGAGCTTATCGTATGTCATCTATCAATCTATCATGCTATGCATGATGTATTGATGTGTTATTGGATTACTGAACAATGGAATTAA
- the LOC100194260 gene encoding GDSL esterase/lipase At1g58430 isoform X1 has translation MAQAHHPLLLLILLLFLSSTAIPSSKRTQPKFSAVFYFGDSVLDTGNNNHLPTVAVANHAPYGRDFPGKKPTGRFSDGRLIPDLLNERLQLKEFSPPFLDARLPNSDVATGVNFASAGSGFNDQTSRLSNTLPMSKQVDLFEDYLLRLRGIVGDKEASRIVARSLIFISSGTNDFSHYYRSPKKRKMEIGDYQDIVLQMVQVYVKELYDLGGRQFCLAGLPPFGCTPIQITLSGDPDRACVDEQNWDAHVYNSKLQRLLAKLQGSLHGSRIVYVDAYRALMEILENPAKYGFTETTRGCCGTGLREVALLCNAFTPTCKNISSYVFYDAVHPTERVYIPGYKSLSYVIYQSIMLCMMY, from the exons ATGGCACAGGCACACCACCCTCTTCTCCTACTAATTCTTTTGCTCTTCCTCTCCTCCACTGCCATTCCTTCCTCCAAGAGAACCCAGCCGAAGTTCTCTGCCGTCTTCTACTTCGGCGACTCGGTTCTCGACACCGGCAACAACAACCATCTCCCCACGGTAGCTGTGGCGAACCATGCTCCTTACGGAAGGGACTTCCCAGGGAAGAAACCGACGGGGAGGTTTTCCGACGGCCGGCTTATCCCAGACCTCCTCAACGAGAGGCTGCAGCTCAAAGAGTTCTCGCCGCCGTTTCTGGACGCAAGGCTTCCGAACAGCGACGTCGCGACGGGGGTGAACTTCGCTTCGGCTGGGTCAGGATTCAACGACCAGACGTCGCGGCTGTCCAACACTCTGCCGATGTCGAAACAGGTGGACCTCTTCGAGGACTACCTGCTCCGGCTCAGAGGCATCGTTGGGGACAAGGAGGCTTCCAGGATCGTTGCCAGATCTCTGATCTTTATCAGCTCGGGGACCAACGATTTCTCACACTACTACCGTTCGCCAAAGAAGAGGAAGATGGAGATTGGTGACTACCAGGATATTGTTCTCCAGATGGTACAGGTTTATGTCAAG GAACTGTATGACCTTGGGGGGCGACAGTTCTGTTTGGCAGGCCTTCCGCCGTTTGGCTGCACACCTATCCAAATCACGTTGAGCGGAGACCCTGACAGGGCATGTGTGGATGAGCAAAACTGGGATGCTCATGTCTACAACTCTAAACTTCAAAGACTTCTTGCAAAGTTGCAAGGCTCACTCCATGGAAGCAGAATTGTGTACGTGGATGCATACAGAGCTCTCATGGAAATCCTGGAGAACCCGGCCAAATATG GATTTACAGAGACAACACGAGGATGTTGTGGGACTGGGCTCAGAGAGGTTGCTCTGTTGTGCAATGCATTCACTCCTACCTGCAAAAATATCTCATCCTATGTATTTTACGATGCTGTGCACCCAACAGAGAGGGTTTACAT TCCAGGATACAAGAGCTTATCGTATGTCATCTATCAATCTATCATGCTATGCATGATGTATTGA